One genomic window of Candidatus Baltobacteraceae bacterium includes the following:
- a CDS encoding TolC family protein, giving the protein MFALPLAPVLAVSMTLPDAVAYAIGHSSTVATQRAALTSAQHALALQRGVAWPTVNGTLQSFLAKSANFQGTFAAIGAAQQNVVSQNTASVGFNNWNVTTGGFSFLALAAARAQTEQAQNTLANDEDQVASTVTNAFYGIVQKQAIVNVDAITLNAQNVLVEVAVAKEKAGVAAGVDVLQAKTSAAKSESSLVGDKAAVEDASEALAQQIGAPLSTRFNVGNEVPQPPIPKGSVDSLVAIADANRPDVSAAREGVLAARYTRRGWNVELYPQISLSANMGNQFSPTSAAASQLSEEQLCRFYGIAPCPSVPRGSPGFWSLQAVTTLTLPLVDYNARHSERVNDDAQLVSAETTFTQTRLQAELDVRQSYRAAQTAQSQLMWAKQESDYGTESARIAQLQYKAGVKTIYDVLQAQLAAQQALDDYVNARVNYVDAIVKLRVSLGTYDARSAVMDLQ; this is encoded by the coding sequence GTGTTCGCACTGCCCCTCGCACCGGTACTGGCCGTATCGATGACGCTCCCCGACGCCGTCGCGTACGCGATCGGGCATAGCTCCACGGTCGCGACGCAGCGCGCGGCGCTGACTTCGGCTCAGCACGCCCTGGCACTGCAACGCGGCGTGGCGTGGCCGACGGTCAACGGAACCCTTCAAAGCTTCTTGGCCAAGAGTGCGAACTTTCAAGGTACGTTCGCAGCCATTGGTGCGGCGCAGCAAAACGTCGTTAGTCAAAATACCGCGTCAGTGGGCTTCAACAATTGGAACGTAACGACCGGCGGGTTCTCGTTCCTCGCGCTGGCGGCCGCCCGCGCACAGACCGAGCAAGCGCAGAACACGCTAGCCAATGACGAAGACCAAGTAGCATCGACGGTTACCAACGCCTTCTACGGCATCGTTCAGAAGCAAGCTATCGTAAACGTCGATGCGATTACGCTCAACGCGCAGAACGTTCTGGTCGAGGTGGCCGTTGCCAAAGAAAAGGCCGGAGTGGCGGCCGGGGTCGACGTACTCCAAGCCAAAACGTCGGCGGCGAAGAGCGAGTCGTCACTGGTCGGCGATAAAGCGGCGGTCGAAGACGCGAGCGAAGCGCTCGCGCAGCAAATAGGCGCGCCGCTGAGCACGCGGTTCAATGTGGGTAACGAAGTGCCGCAACCGCCGATTCCCAAGGGAAGCGTCGATAGTCTGGTAGCGATCGCCGACGCAAATCGGCCCGACGTCTCCGCGGCGCGCGAAGGCGTGCTCGCGGCCCGCTACACGCGGCGCGGCTGGAACGTCGAGCTCTATCCGCAGATCTCGCTTTCCGCGAACATGGGCAACCAGTTTTCCCCGACGAGCGCCGCGGCGTCGCAGCTTTCCGAGGAGCAGCTCTGCCGGTTCTACGGTATCGCGCCGTGTCCGAGCGTTCCCCGAGGATCTCCGGGTTTCTGGTCGCTCCAAGCGGTTACGACGCTCACCTTGCCGCTCGTGGATTACAACGCGCGGCACAGCGAGCGCGTTAACGACGACGCGCAGCTGGTGTCGGCGGAAACAACGTTCACGCAGACGCGGCTGCAGGCCGAGTTGGACGTGCGTCAGAGCTACCGCGCCGCGCAAACCGCGCAGTCGCAACTCATGTGGGCCAAGCAAGAGTCGGACTACGGAACCGAATCGGCACGCATCGCGCAGCTTCAATACAAAGCCGGGGTCAAGACCATTTACGACGTCCTCCAAGCTCAACTCGCCGCTCAACAAGCCCTCGACGATTACGTCAACGCGCGCGTGAACTATGTCGACGCCATCGTCAAGCTTCGCGTATCGCTGGGTACCTACGACGCCCGCTCCGCCGTCATGGATTTGCAATAA